Below is a genomic region from Corvus hawaiiensis isolate bCorHaw1 chromosome 24, bCorHaw1.pri.cur, whole genome shotgun sequence.
TGGAGAGCCCAATTTAGCACCGAGCCCTGGCCAAGAAACCCGGGAAGGGAGGGTTTGAGGGGGGGTCTTTGTGTCAGCCTAAAATGGGAGTCACGGCTGCTTTTTTgggcagagaaaaggaaagagccccctctccctccccccgAGGTGCCCCCCTGCAGCTGAGAATTGCCCTGCTCGTGCCGCTTCCGCAGCCCTTCCCCCCATTTCCTGTGGGGCCGGTGCCGATCTCACCAGCATTCCTGGGACCACCGGCCACGCCGGGTCCTGCTGGGCACCGTCACCCCCAGCCAGACCACAGGGACCCTGTGCCatcaccccacagcccccccatAACCTCTACAAGGCATTTTGGGTGGAAAACCCCCCATGACTAGAGAAGCCAAAGTATCTTGGGGAGCTCTGGGAGATGCCATCATCCAAAGCCTTGGAGCAACGATGACGTTGACCCAGAACCCCCGAATTCCCACCCTCTGACCACCCAAAGGTGCCGAGCGGTGCCATTTGAGCCCCCTCGAGAGCCCTGTGGTGGGAAAGGACAAATCCAGTAAAAGCTGGGATCTGGGGGTGGGTGACACCTCCGTACCTTCTCCTGGGCGCGGCTGAAGCGCTTCTGGACCTGCCTGGCGAAgagcccggcgctgccgctcctGCCCTCGGCcatggccccggcccggccccgcccgcggccccggaGCTGCCGTTGGAGGGTTTTGATGGAGGAAGTTGGAGGCAAGGCCAGGCAGCATCCGCTGCGCACCCCGGAACCCCCGGAAAGGCTCCCCCGGCGCCcggcacagggctggggcacagggctgggggccATGGAGGATCCGGCGCTGggagggatccacaaggatcatcgaggcGGctcttggccctgcacaggacaaccccaaaaGTCCACAGACAACAAAATCCTAATGCTCAAGACTCTTGTCAGAAAGGTCCCTGACCTCTCGGATCAGGGAATAAccagagttggaagggacccacaaggaatATCAAGGTCACCTCTTGGTTCTGCAAAAGACAGCCCCAAAGATGCCCAAAATCCCAGTGTCCAAGAGCGGTGTCCAAGTGCTCCCTGATGTGCggaatcatggaaccatggATATCCTGACTTGGAAGGGCCCACTGGGAATAAAGAAATGTGGAACATCTGGAGTTGGATAAGACACAAGCTGTGTGTCCAAATCTTGGCCCTACACAGGACAATCCCAAAAAACTCATTAATCCACAAATCCCAACTTTTTAGCCCTAAAATGAGTCTACAGCCCTTTGTGCTACAACTGGGGGCTCAGCTTTGAATTGAGGTGTCCCTGCGTGGGGCGGAGCCGTTGCCGCTGTCCCTCGCCGTGTGCCCTTGGTGCTGATAGAACCAACACGGGATCCTTTGGAGATTGTGTCCCTGTGAAATCTCGTGTTTTCCTTGGAGATAAGGGCAGAACGGCAGCAGCGGCTTTTTACttcctccatttttctttaCCTGGGTGAGCCCATGACCCCCGTGGTCCCAAATGCTGTTTGCCAATGCCTGTCCCTCGAGGGCCAAAGTTCCCCCCCTAAACAGCCTCAATGTGGAGTTGAAGGGGTAAAAAAGGACACCGTTTTGGCCAGAACTCCGGGCTTTATTTCAAACCGTGGCGCTGCTTCATTTAGCCCCAAAGTCAGGCCCCGGGGAGGCCGAGCCCcggccctgctccagcgctgGCTGTGCCGCGGGGGTTGGCGAGGGGCTGGAGGTCGTGCCCCGTTTGTGCCTCGATTTCCCCAGGCCAGCAACGCTGCGGCTCCATTCGGGTGCTGGATCAGACTCTGGGACCGTCCCACAAATCAAGGCCACGGAGAGCCGCAGCCGAGGCCCCCCGGGACCGAGACCGGGACAACCTCGGGACACGGCTCCGGGACACGGGAGCAGGAAGGTGCCGGCGCGGGGCGGCGTCTGCGCGGGAGCCGGAGCCGAGGGACGCTCGGGGTGTCCGTGGGGTGCCTCGGCCTCGGCGCCGTGTGTGCTTTGGCAGAGGGGCCAAGGCCGCTCGCTGGGGCCGCGGCACCTGCTTCCCTTCCCGCGCCTCCTCCCGCGGCCCCGTTAAAGCGCCCGCGGGGCAGCGCCTCGGTGCCGCCGTGGACACCGCGCTCCAGGATGATGCTGCAGCTCGTGCTCCTCGCCGCCCTCGCCCTCTGCGGTGAGTCCCGCCCGGAGCCTTCGGCCTCGGCACCTCCTGACACCCTCCCTGACCCCGCCGCTGGGGACTCACGccgtccctctgtccccagggcGCTGCTCCGAGCTCGATCTCGATGGGATGCAGCGGGTGGTCGGTGGGACCGAGGCGCGCTCGCACGCCTGGCCCTACCAGGTGAGTCCTGCCGGGGTCCCAAGGGCGATCCCGGGGCTCTCCTCGCCCCGGCACCCTGCGCTGAGCCCCCCCTGCCCGTGTCTCGCCCCCTCCCCAGATCTCCCTCCAGTATTACTCCGGGGGCAGCTGGCACCACACCTGCGGGGGCTCCCTCATCCGCAGGAACTGGGTGATGACCGCCGCCCACTGCGTGAACAAGTGAGCAGGGCGGGCCCCCTCCTTCCTCTCGGGAAAGCTCCTTTCCCCCAAAACCCTTTCCAAGGAGAAAGTCCGGCCGCCCCAAGCCGCAGCGCAGCCGCCCTTGGAGGGCTTTTGGGCTCCTCCGGCAGGGGCTCCACGGGGCTGTTTCGGGAgcatcctctccctgctctgaccCTTCCGCATCAGCTCACGCTTGGAATGACCGTACTTTGGGGCTGAAGGAGTGTTTTTGCACCTTCCCGGCAGTAACATGAACTACCGTGTGGTGGCCGGCGAGCACAACCTCAACAGGAACGAGGGCAGCGAGCAGATCTTCAGCGTCAGCAAGATCATCGTCCACCCCTACTGGAACAGCAACAACGCGGCCGCGGGGTAAGGCCCGCGGGAGGGGACCTGGGGGAGCCGGCCGGGATCCGGCCCGGGGGTCCTTGTAACATCCTCTCCCTCCCCGCCGCAGCTACGACATCGCCCTGTTCCGCCTGAGCGGCTCCGCCACCCTGAACAGCGCCGTGCAGCTGGCGGTGCTGCCCCAGGAGGGCACCATCCTGCCCAACAACTACTCCTGCTACATCACCGGCTGGGGGCTCACCCGCAGTGAGTGACGggctccccccgccccaaaTTCCCCCGAGGCTGGGCGACGCcggcagcccagggagctctcGGAGCGCTTGGCCGCCCCAGGAGGCTTCGCTCGGGGCACGCAGGTGCCCAGCGCCGGCTGGGGCCGCGCCGAGCTTTGGGGGGACGGAcggggccggggggctgggCGGGGGCCGCGGCTCTGCTTTGGCCGGGCCGTTGCGGGCTCCGGCGGCTGCGAGCCGCCGCTGACCGGCGCCGGGTCCGTGCAGCCAACGGGCAGCTGTCCAGCGTCCTGCTCCAGGCCTACCTGCCCGTCGTGGACTACCAGACCTGCTCCAGCCCGTCCTACTGGGGCTCCACCGTCAAGAACACCATGGTGTGCGCCGGCGGCGACGGCGTGCGCTCCGGCTGCCAGGtccggccccgcgccccgcgctgccccccggcacccccggcgccccccgcagccccggctcacgccgctcctcgctccgcagGGCGATTCCGGCGGTCCCCTGCACTGCGCCGTCAATGGCCAGTACCAGGTGCACGGCGTCACCAGCTTCGTGTCCAGCCTGGGCTGCAACGTCCTGCGCAAACCCACCGTGTTCACCCGCGTCTCCGCCTACGTCTCCTGGATCAACAGCGTaaggcggccgggccgggccgggccgggccggggctcaGCCCCAGCGCTCTCGGGGCACCTCTgcgccggccccggccccgcgcggcTCAGCCCGgccccttctcccttccaggTGATCGCCCAGAActgagcagagcgggacaagcCCCCGCTCGCCCTCGCCCACGGACATCCCCTGACTCCCCCGCGCCGCGCTCCGGCCTTCTCGCCCCCGAGCCGGGGCCAATAAAATCTCTCTTCCCGTCTCTGTGCCTCGCTGCTGCCTTGTCCCGCGCCCGCCGATCCTTCCTCCTCCGGCCCGGCATCCTCCTCCGCTCCCATGCCCCGCACCATCCCTTgcccgcctcctcctcctcctcctcctcgccccTCAGGGAagagccctgggcagcaggagccggCTCCGAGCTGTCGGGGCAGCCCGAGCGTCTGTGAGATGCTGGCAGAGGGGGGGGAAACGCTGCAAATCCCCTTCCTGGGCAGCAAGGCGCATCCTTGGGAATGCGGGGGACACCCAGAGGATACGGGGCCGTCCCATCGCGATTTTCCCTGACACTCGCTCCGTTTCTCTTCCCAAACGGACCTCCTTGGCCATGAGAGATGCCGGGTTCGGGGACTGTCACCTCCTCGTCCCTCAGCTGCATCCTGCGGCTGTGCCACAACCCCCCAGCCCGGGGGCAAACCGCCAGCACCAACGTGCCCCAAACACCCAGTTTACGCCCAAAACAGACGCCGCTGCACGGATCCAGTGGCCCCTGGGGGTTCCTCTCACCCCTTTGTCGTGTCCTGCTGAACAAAACGCCCAAGGACAGCAAGATGGCCCTCCCAGCACCGGGGTGGCCGCAGGAGCGGTGGCTGCACCTGGCACTGCTGAAGCCCCTCGAGGGCTGTGTCCACTTCTGCCCCTCCCAACAAGAAAAACACTTGAGGAGGAGCTGGACCATGTCTGGAGAaggaaacagagctggggaaggggctggagcagctgagggagctgggaaaggggctcagcctggagcaaaggaggctcagggggggaccttgtggctctgcacaactccctgacaggagggggcagccgggggggggggggggtcgggctctgctcccagggaacagggacaggaggagagggaagaggggaagttcaggctggacatcaggagagtgggacaatcccctcccttgaccAGCTGTGGTGCTGGGCCTGGTGCCCTCATTAAGGAAACTTCCCAGTCTGAGCATTCCCAAGATTCTCTGGCTGTCGCACTCTCACCTCAAGAGACTTTCGCTGTGggggctggagccccttcaCAGCAGTGTCTCCAGTGATCCGACGGGCCCCCCTGGACTCCTCACATCCCCCAGTCCCAAGGTCAGGCGCTGTTTCCTCAGCGGTTCCAGCCCTGGTTTCCCACGGCAGTCTCAGTGTCCTGTTCCGTCGATCCCGGGGCAGTGACACAGgcacagcctgagctgctgcctctgaggaggagccccAACAAGGGAACCCCTCGGGTTTATCCCCTCACAGTCCAAGAGTGCAAGTTTGGCTCTTCCTCCCAAATCTTCGGCCCCTCCCGTCTCGCCCAGTGTCCACCCACCTGGCTGTGCCACTGCTCTCCAAAGGGTCGGCAAAGGCTCAGCAGTTCACAGTCTCTGGTACCACCCAGAGCTCAGCCTTCATCTCAGCTGCAAGCTGAGCTACTGCACCAGCTGCGTTCCTGGCACACCAAGCACGGAATCCCAGGATTCCTGAGgtgggaaaagccctcccagcccgtCAAggccaagctgtgcccgatgcccaccttgtcaccagcccagagcactgagtgccacctccagcccttccctgaacacctccagggatgggcactccaaacctccctgggcagcccctgccaatccctgagcaccctttccctggggaaattcctgctgctgtccaccctgagcctgcc
It encodes:
- the LOC125338013 gene encoding chymotrypsin-like elastase family member 1, with the translated sequence MAPARPRPRPRSCRWRVLMEEVGGQQRCGSIRVLDQTLGPSHKSRPRRAAAEAPRDRDRDNLGTRLRDTGAGSSCSSPPSPSAVSPARSLRPRHLLTPSLTPPLGTHAVPLSPGRCSELDLDGMQRVVGGTEARSHAWPYQISLQYYSGGSWHHTCGGSLIRRNWVMTAAHCVNNNMNYRVVAGEHNLNRNEGSEQIFSVSKIIVHPYWNSNNAAAGYDIALFRLSGSATLNSAVQLAVLPQEGTILPNNYSCYITGWGLTRTNGQLSSVLLQAYLPVVDYQTCSSPSYWGSTVKNTMVCAGGDGVRSGCQGDSGGPLHCAVNGQYQVHGVTSFVSSLGCNVLRKPTVFTRVSAYVSWINSVIAQN